One Methanomassiliicoccales archaeon genomic region harbors:
- a CDS encoding iron chelate uptake ABC transporter family permease subunit, with protein sequence MKAKESQDLFELHRGRIARWSLAIILLSLALFVAIIIGLCVGTVNISYEKALGILLGFKTDATSTEITIIQKVRLPRIMLAGVVGSCLSIAGVALQGIFKNPMASPSVIGISQGAAFGASITLVFGFSFASGDLAIPVTAFLLAMITLFIVYMLGRVDGYLPTTTLLLAGIAVGAFFSALTSLLQILAAQGSTETMSQVVFWLMGGLNRANWDQFWIVFAFLIPGFLLLMLFSRDLNAVIVGEAHATSLGVDPKTTTKVMLIGSALVTGAAVAFTGIIAFVGLIVPHIMRMVIGPDNRILFPASLLGGAIFLIITDTVARTVMAPQELPVGIITAIMGGPFFLYLLRRKREATEW encoded by the coding sequence ATGAAAGCGAAGGAGAGCCAGGACCTTTTCGAACTGCACCGTGGAAGGATTGCAAGATGGTCGCTGGCGATTATTTTGTTGTCTTTGGCTCTTTTCGTCGCTATCATCATCGGTCTTTGCGTCGGAACAGTAAATATCTCATATGAAAAAGCGTTGGGCATTCTCCTGGGCTTTAAGACTGATGCCACAAGCACTGAGATAACTATCATCCAGAAGGTAAGGCTGCCGCGAATAATGCTTGCTGGGGTGGTGGGATCTTGTTTATCAATTGCCGGGGTGGCGTTGCAAGGCATTTTCAAGAATCCTATGGCCTCGCCGTCAGTGATAGGAATTTCTCAAGGCGCTGCTTTCGGCGCATCGATCACCTTGGTGTTCGGCTTCAGCTTCGCATCGGGCGACCTGGCGATTCCGGTCACCGCCTTCCTGCTCGCCATGATAACGTTATTCATCGTGTATATGTTGGGAAGAGTGGATGGCTATCTTCCCACTACAACTCTCCTACTTGCTGGTATTGCTGTAGGAGCCTTCTTCTCAGCCCTCACATCATTATTGCAGATTCTTGCCGCCCAGGGCTCCACTGAGACCATGTCCCAGGTTGTTTTCTGGCTTATGGGGGGCCTCAATCGGGCCAATTGGGATCAGTTTTGGATAGTTTTTGCGTTCCTCATTCCAGGCTTTCTGCTCTTGATGCTATTTTCAAGAGATCTTAATGCTGTCATAGTGGGAGAGGCGCATGCCACTAGCCTAGGGGTCGACCCCAAGACCACCACCAAGGTCATGTTGATTGGATCAGCTTTGGTCACGGGCGCCGCCGTGGCTTTTACCGGCATAATCGCATTCGTAGGGCTCATCGTGCCTCATATAATGCGCATGGTCATTGGGCCAGACAATCGCATACTATTCCCTGCCTCATTATTGGGAGGGGCTATATTTCTTATAATAACCGATACTGTCGCCCGCACAGTTATGGCACCTCAGGAACTTCCTGTGGGCATAATCACTGCCATAATGGGAGGACCTTTTTTCCTTTATCTCCTAAGACGGAAGAGGGAGGCCACGGAATGGTAG
- a CDS encoding radical SAM protein, with product MPVFRIAFHEEDCSATICNYGCNWNCSICSYRLREEMAPTNFLSLDAILEKLSSFRMDTLNFVGGEPLTIKGINEIVAFAKNEKKAKVKIAHTNASMLPPLEVDEIGVSLRAVSKRKHLQLTGAQNTKVLGNIFRIHDMGIKMRVSTILIPELIDVEEVEKIAEFIASVGSDVPLHITGYIPVPGLPWRRPTRDEMADAVIVAKRHIPRVTCSILTVREYLEASARNSLHSVGLVD from the coding sequence ATGCCCGTCTTCAGGATAGCGTTCCATGAAGAGGATTGTTCCGCTACCATATGCAATTATGGATGCAACTGGAACTGCAGCATTTGCTCCTATAGATTGCGCGAGGAAATGGCACCTACGAACTTCCTCAGCTTGGACGCCATCTTGGAGAAGCTCTCTTCATTCCGTATGGATACCTTGAATTTTGTAGGGGGAGAGCCACTGACCATCAAGGGGATTAATGAGATCGTAGCTTTTGCAAAAAATGAGAAGAAAGCCAAGGTCAAAATAGCTCATACCAACGCCTCTATGCTTCCTCCTCTTGAAGTGGATGAAATAGGTGTCAGCTTGCGTGCTGTGAGCAAACGCAAGCATCTGCAATTAACAGGAGCTCAGAACACCAAGGTACTGGGCAACATCTTCCGCATTCATGATATGGGTATCAAGATGCGTGTCAGTACTATCCTCATACCTGAGCTGATAGATGTAGAAGAGGTTGAGAAAATCGCAGAATTCATAGCCTCAGTTGGAAGCGACGTTCCGTTACACATAACTGGATACATCCCCGTCCCGGGTCTTCCTTGGCGTCGACCCACTAGAGACGAAATGGCCGATGCGGTTATCGTAGCCAAAAGACACATTCCTAGGGTGACCTGCTCCATATTGACCGTAAGGGAGTACTTGGAAGCATCAGCGCGCAATTCATTACATAGTGTTGGTCTGGTGGATTGA
- a CDS encoding ABC transporter substrate-binding protein, with protein MERTGILLAFAVVALIVMAGIFGAVSISSQHDDRFKVKVEIVEPEENAMIAGVITVKATFESNSPAILAVLKIDDKIIGVSHEAPFHWEIDTTDYLDGEHAIMVMIRNEKGRIGVANSDIIINNGGTNVIIRSPTDGSSISADFEVVVDAVSPRGLAYVRLDLDGQPVGNLTAAPFTFRLDSRTMDNGEHSLMAVACDELGVTASASTTIWVSNPFSIIDERGKLIHFEGVPQRILSMGSSFTEVLYAIGADDLIVGVDSSSKYPAQVSQKINVGSFFTINIEAILATNPDCIITWSFATTSVATLESYGLKVVCYNPGSVSQVMDVIQSLGELTGHKNDAKALIDNMNSRLEAVKARVASVPVDQRPTVYFELRSTKSVGPGTIANELITLAGGRNIYSTSTVKYPLFNSEYIINANPDVIIIEDQSTKTTEQIKSTAGWSEITAVKQDRILRINGELVSSTPRLVDAVEQMAEFFFPR; from the coding sequence ATGGAAAGAACTGGGATTTTGCTCGCCTTTGCAGTTGTCGCCTTAATTGTAATGGCAGGGATTTTCGGGGCAGTTAGCATCAGCAGTCAGCATGACGATCGATTCAAGGTAAAAGTAGAGATCGTGGAACCTGAGGAAAATGCAATGATAGCAGGGGTAATCACTGTGAAGGCCACATTCGAGAGCAACAGTCCCGCTATACTTGCGGTATTGAAGATAGATGACAAGATTATCGGAGTGAGCCATGAAGCTCCTTTCCATTGGGAGATCGACACCACCGACTATCTTGATGGCGAACACGCAATTATGGTCATGATAAGAAACGAGAAAGGGAGGATAGGTGTCGCGAATTCCGATATTATAATCAATAATGGGGGTACTAATGTAATTATACGTTCTCCAACGGATGGCTCTAGCATCTCTGCAGATTTCGAGGTCGTGGTGGATGCTGTTAGCCCGAGAGGATTAGCCTACGTCAGACTTGATCTTGATGGACAGCCTGTAGGGAATTTGACTGCTGCACCATTTACTTTTAGGCTGGATAGCAGGACGATGGATAATGGAGAACACTCCTTAATGGCGGTGGCGTGCGATGAACTAGGAGTTACAGCTTCTGCATCAACCACCATCTGGGTTAGCAATCCTTTTTCCATTATCGATGAGAGAGGAAAGCTCATACATTTCGAAGGGGTACCTCAGCGCATCCTTTCCATGGGCAGCTCTTTCACTGAGGTATTGTATGCGATCGGAGCCGATGATCTCATCGTGGGTGTGGATAGCAGCTCGAAATATCCGGCTCAGGTTAGCCAGAAGATCAATGTGGGGAGCTTCTTCACGATCAACATAGAGGCTATTTTAGCGACGAACCCGGACTGCATCATCACCTGGAGCTTCGCCACTACTTCTGTGGCAACTTTAGAATCCTATGGGCTCAAGGTGGTATGTTACAATCCGGGCAGCGTGAGTCAGGTAATGGACGTGATTCAATCGTTAGGTGAGCTAACCGGCCACAAGAACGATGCCAAGGCTTTGATCGACAACATGAATTCTCGCTTGGAAGCAGTTAAGGCTAGAGTGGCATCTGTACCAGTAGATCAAAGGCCTACTGTTTATTTCGAGCTTCGCAGCACAAAATCGGTTGGTCCTGGTACCATAGCAAACGAACTCATAACCTTAGCTGGAGGAAGAAACATCTACTCGACATCTACTGTGAAATATCCGCTCTTCAACAGTGAGTATATCATCAATGCTAATCCTGATGTCATCATCATCGAGGACCAAAGCACCAAGACCACAGAACAAATCAAGTCCACTGCGGGATGGAGCGAAATCACCGCCGTGAAGCAGGATCGCATCCTGAGAATTAACGGTGAGCTGGTATCATCTACTCCGCGTCTGGTCGATGCTGTTGAGCAAATGGCGGAATTCTTCTTCCCTAGGTGA
- a CDS encoding aspartate 1-decarboxylase — MRCVLRSKIHRATITDADPEYVGSITIDEDLLVRADIWPGERVLVADVDNGARFETYAVKGERCSGIICVNGGAARLVKKGDKVIIMAFEYTDTPLEPRVVYVDDKNRYLDKSMQT; from the coding sequence ATGAGATGCGTACTTCGTTCAAAGATCCATCGGGCTACGATCACCGATGCGGATCCTGAATATGTTGGTAGCATCACCATTGATGAGGACCTTTTGGTAAGAGCAGATATTTGGCCAGGAGAAAGGGTATTGGTGGCAGATGTAGACAATGGCGCTCGCTTCGAGACTTATGCGGTCAAGGGTGAAAGGTGCTCAGGGATAATTTGTGTTAACGGTGGGGCTGCGAGGTTGGTCAAGAAAGGAGATAAGGTGATAATCATGGCCTTCGAATACACAGATACGCCCCTCGAGCCAAGAGTAGTATATGTGGATGATAAAAACAGGTACCTTGATAAATCGATGCAGACATAA
- a CDS encoding ribonuclease HI family protein, giving the protein MRLKIFTDAGSRGNPGPSAFAVVICSETGEKILEFSRFLGERTNNEAEYHGLLAALEEAKKMGADEVEIISDSELMIKQLTGKYRIKSENLLPLAKRAKDLMSEFKSVELSHSRRDHPLIRKADRLVNEELDAMQFAHRLRS; this is encoded by the coding sequence GTGAGGTTGAAAATTTTTACCGACGCCGGTTCTCGAGGAAATCCGGGCCCTTCTGCCTTCGCAGTGGTCATATGCTCGGAAACTGGTGAGAAGATTTTAGAGTTCTCCAGGTTCCTGGGGGAACGAACAAATAACGAAGCTGAATATCACGGCCTACTAGCTGCGCTGGAAGAGGCAAAAAAAATGGGCGCAGATGAAGTGGAAATAATTTCAGATAGCGAGTTAATGATCAAGCAGTTAACCGGTAAATATCGCATAAAGTCTGAAAATCTTCTGCCATTGGCAAAAAGGGCCAAAGATTTGATGAGTGAATTCAAGAGTGTCGAACTATCACATTCTCGCCGTGACCACCCTCTAATCCGAAAAGCTGACCGTTTGGTAAACGAAGAGCTGGATGCGATGCAGTTCGCCCATCGTCTCAGAAGCTGA
- a CDS encoding dodecin family protein: protein MVQKVIDILGMSEKSFSDAADNAIQVASQTVRNIISARVDEMDCIVENGRIKKYRTLMRIYFEVER from the coding sequence ATGGTGCAAAAGGTGATTGATATTTTAGGGATGAGTGAGAAAAGTTTCTCTGATGCTGCAGACAACGCCATTCAGGTGGCGTCGCAAACGGTTAGGAACATAATCTCTGCCAGGGTGGATGAGATGGATTGCATAGTTGAGAATGGCCGAATTAAAAAATATCGTACTTTAATGCGAATATATTTCGAAGTTGAACGCTGA
- the hisS gene encoding histidine--tRNA ligase — MIQRPRGTRDFTPEEMEKRRFLESEFRREAELHGFREIATPIFEHTELFTLKSGPNIIEEIYAFEDKGGRQIALRPELTAPTMRFFVNDLSNYPRPLKLFYFGQCFRYERPQSGRYREFFQFGAELIGAPHPESDAEVIGLAVEMIRRSGLRNYGIRMGHIGILRAKLKDAGVETESMSQILQKLDKKMFDEARALMLEQGMRDSSIEEIIGITKIVGPPHVLDSAPGEACDYLKEVISILRDYGIEGVQVDLGVVRGLDYYTGIVFEMDAPCLGAEKQICGGGSYSLTELFGGEKVFSTGFAIGFDRTLLALEKEGLNIPVKRLDAYIIPTSEKMRHTAFEITAKLRREGISADVDLMRRNIAKNLKHADAIGAKKVVIVGEKEAAQSCVTIRDLATGLQSVIPVKEIVKELKC, encoded by the coding sequence ATGATTCAGCGTCCTAGGGGAACCAGGGATTTTACCCCTGAGGAAATGGAAAAACGACGATTCCTCGAATCAGAATTCCGGAGGGAGGCCGAACTCCACGGTTTTAGGGAGATCGCTACACCCATCTTCGAGCACACTGAGCTATTCACGTTGAAATCTGGTCCTAACATCATTGAAGAAATTTACGCCTTCGAGGATAAGGGGGGAAGGCAGATAGCCTTACGACCAGAGCTCACAGCCCCCACAATGCGTTTCTTTGTCAACGACCTCAGTAATTATCCCCGTCCGCTGAAATTGTTCTACTTTGGTCAGTGTTTCAGGTACGAAAGGCCACAAAGCGGTCGTTATCGAGAGTTCTTCCAATTCGGAGCCGAGCTTATAGGGGCTCCCCATCCAGAGTCGGACGCGGAAGTTATAGGGCTTGCAGTTGAAATGATAAGGCGGAGCGGTTTGAGGAATTATGGAATTAGGATGGGCCACATAGGTATATTGCGAGCGAAGCTCAAGGATGCTGGCGTAGAAACAGAATCCATGTCTCAGATACTGCAAAAATTGGACAAGAAGATGTTCGACGAGGCTAGGGCTTTGATGCTTGAGCAAGGTATGAGGGATTCAAGCATAGAGGAAATAATTGGTATTACCAAAATTGTAGGTCCACCCCATGTGCTAGACTCCGCTCCGGGAGAAGCCTGCGATTATCTTAAAGAAGTAATCTCCATATTGCGCGATTATGGTATCGAAGGAGTTCAAGTTGATCTAGGTGTTGTCAGAGGGCTTGACTATTACACCGGAATAGTTTTCGAGATGGACGCGCCCTGCCTAGGCGCTGAGAAGCAGATTTGTGGAGGTGGATCTTACTCCTTGACAGAGCTTTTCGGTGGTGAGAAAGTGTTCTCCACCGGCTTTGCCATAGGTTTCGACCGGACGCTGCTGGCTCTGGAAAAGGAAGGTCTTAACATCCCTGTCAAGAGGCTGGATGCTTACATCATTCCCACATCAGAAAAAATGAGGCACACGGCTTTCGAAATCACTGCAAAATTGCGGAGGGAAGGGATCTCGGCCGACGTGGACTTGATGCGCCGTAACATCGCTAAGAATTTGAAACACGCCGATGCCATAGGTGCCAAAAAGGTGGTCATTGTTGGAGAAAAAGAAGCCGCTCAATCATGCGTTACCATACGCGATTTGGCCACTGGGCTTCAATCTGTAATCCCGGTGAAGGAGATCGTAAAAGAGCTCAAGTGTTGA
- a CDS encoding aminotransferase class I/II-fold pyridoxal phosphate-dependent enzyme, giving the protein MNYQKKRFKGLSTTAVHCGEPPSTRGEIIPPIYQTSTFYFPTEDPETWEGKVPEGSYIYSRWGNPTIRAAEDKLVGLEGAESGLLFSSGMAAITSTILSFVSKGDHIVAVEDLYGGTYSFLRKELPRFGVEVALVNSYDIDAMERAITPNTKLIYLESPTNPLLKLVDIRGAAEVARKRGIKSVIDSTFATPINQRPLEMGVDIVVHSCTKYLNGHSDIISGAVLGNEEDMEIISRRRVLFGGAMDPFGAFLLIRGLKTLAVRMERHNKNGLRIARFLERHDCVQRVYYPGLTSHPQHDLALKQMSGFGGMVSFEVKGGRKAAENVLRSLKIVKRATSLGGVESLASMPLNSSHSSLTKDERERLGIRDNLIRLSLGIEDAEDLEEDLHLALSGVEKT; this is encoded by the coding sequence ATGAATTACCAGAAGAAGAGATTCAAGGGTCTGTCCACGACCGCTGTCCATTGTGGGGAACCCCCATCAACGAGAGGAGAGATTATCCCGCCGATCTACCAGACCTCTACTTTTTATTTCCCTACCGAGGACCCTGAGACATGGGAGGGTAAGGTCCCTGAAGGCTCGTACATATATTCGAGATGGGGAAATCCAACCATACGCGCCGCTGAGGATAAACTAGTAGGATTGGAGGGTGCGGAGAGCGGTCTACTATTCAGCTCGGGCATGGCAGCCATTACTTCAACTATCTTGTCATTTGTGAGCAAGGGAGACCATATTGTTGCGGTGGAGGATCTGTACGGAGGGACTTATTCCTTCTTGCGCAAGGAGCTTCCTCGTTTTGGGGTTGAAGTGGCCCTGGTGAATTCTTATGACATCGACGCCATGGAGCGCGCCATAACGCCTAACACCAAACTGATTTACCTGGAATCGCCCACCAATCCATTGCTCAAGCTGGTTGACATCCGAGGCGCCGCAGAAGTGGCAAGGAAGAGAGGTATCAAGAGTGTTATCGACTCCACTTTCGCCACTCCCATAAACCAGCGACCTCTGGAAATGGGTGTGGATATAGTAGTGCATTCGTGTACGAAATATCTCAATGGTCACTCGGATATCATATCTGGGGCCGTTCTGGGTAATGAGGAGGATATGGAGATAATATCGCGCAGGAGGGTACTCTTTGGAGGAGCGATGGATCCCTTTGGCGCTTTCCTTTTGATAAGGGGATTGAAGACCTTAGCGGTGAGGATGGAACGCCACAATAAAAATGGTCTCAGGATTGCGAGATTTCTTGAGCGGCATGATTGCGTGCAAAGAGTGTATTATCCAGGTCTGACCAGCCATCCTCAACATGATTTGGCCCTCAAGCAGATGTCTGGTTTCGGGGGTATGGTGAGCTTTGAGGTGAAAGGAGGGAGAAAGGCGGCAGAGAACGTCCTGAGATCTTTGAAGATCGTAAAGAGAGCGACTAGTCTAGGAGGGGTGGAGTCCTTAGCCAGCATGCCGCTAAATTCTTCTCATTCCTCATTGACTAAGGACGAGCGAGAGCGCTTAGGAATAAGAGATAATCTCATTCGATTGTCTCTTGGGATTGAGGATGCGGAAGATCTGGAGGAAGATCTCCATCTCGCCCTATCAGGTGTGGAGAAAACATAA
- a CDS encoding GTP-binding protein — translation MSSSLEEQIKALEEEILKTQKNKKTEYHIGKLKAKIARLKEEQERRRTSGGKSGASYAVRKSGNATVALVGFPSVGKSTILNRLTDAKSEVGAYDFTTLDVIPGVMDYKFAKIQILDLPGLIKDASKGKGRGREVLSVVRSADLILFVIDAYDTNIHVLIGELEQVGIRINSHPADVVITRTDSGGVTVRSTVEMTKMDEEMARSVVAEYGYINADVVIREDIDVDQLIDVLAGNRVYIKAMIAVNKIDLVHDDAYLEELRHKFHGYDVVFISAEKGQGIEELKETIYRNLELIRVYLKPQGKEADLEVPLIVRKGATVGDVCDTLHRSMRANFRYAVVWGKSAKFPGQTVGMDHILMDGDILSIIKKRGG, via the coding sequence GTGAGTTCCTCTTTAGAAGAGCAAATAAAAGCGCTTGAGGAGGAGATCCTCAAAACGCAGAAGAACAAAAAGACGGAATACCACATAGGCAAGTTAAAGGCCAAGATCGCCAGATTGAAGGAGGAGCAGGAGAGACGTCGCACCAGTGGAGGTAAATCTGGTGCCTCTTATGCCGTAAGGAAATCAGGCAATGCCACAGTGGCGCTGGTGGGCTTCCCTTCGGTGGGGAAATCTACTATCCTCAACAGGCTTACCGATGCCAAGAGCGAAGTAGGGGCCTATGACTTCACCACCTTAGACGTCATCCCAGGTGTGATGGATTATAAATTTGCCAAAATTCAGATTTTAGATCTACCCGGCCTTATCAAAGACGCCTCTAAAGGAAAAGGGCGCGGAAGAGAAGTACTATCCGTGGTAAGATCGGCAGACCTCATTCTTTTTGTGATCGATGCTTATGATACCAACATTCATGTTTTGATAGGAGAGCTAGAGCAGGTGGGGATTCGCATTAACTCACATCCCGCCGATGTTGTGATAACCAGGACCGACTCTGGAGGGGTGACAGTCCGTTCCACTGTTGAGATGACCAAGATGGATGAGGAGATGGCACGTAGCGTGGTTGCGGAATATGGATATATAAATGCTGACGTGGTCATCCGAGAAGACATTGATGTGGACCAGTTGATAGATGTCCTAGCGGGGAATAGGGTCTACATAAAGGCTATGATAGCAGTGAACAAGATCGATCTGGTTCACGACGATGCTTATTTGGAAGAATTGAGACACAAGTTCCATGGCTATGATGTGGTCTTCATATCAGCGGAGAAGGGTCAGGGTATCGAGGAATTGAAAGAGACCATTTACCGTAATCTGGAATTGATAAGAGTATATTTGAAGCCTCAAGGGAAGGAAGCCGATCTAGAGGTCCCGCTAATAGTCCGCAAGGGTGCAACGGTGGGAGATGTATGTGACACGCTCCATCGTTCCATGCGCGCCAATTTTCGATACGCAGTTGTTTGGGGGAAAAGCGCTAAATTTCCTGGACAGACAGTGGGCATGGATCATATCCTAATGGATGGAGACATATTGAGCATAATCAAAAAGCGAGGTGGATAG
- the arcC gene encoding carbamate kinase, with the protein MKTALVAIGGNALIKVGEEATYENQMRNLRNTCAHLAKMIASGYDIVLTHGNGPQVGNILIQNEVAKSKVPPMPLDVCVAESQGQLGYMIQQALTEALIRQGVRKVVTCLLTRVVVDIDDPAFEMPTKPVGPYYDEGEKEELRRTQGWDFAYDKNRGGYRRVVPSPKPLRIVECSSIRRLVFGGDEQAEVVVASGGGGIPVVEREGCYEGVEAVVDKDLAAAVMAVGIGEKLLIMLTDIDCAYLNFGKEDQRPLGLVEARRMRDYLEEGHFAPGSMGPKVEAGLYFLEKGGERAIITSADNIEAALEGLVGTQIIR; encoded by the coding sequence ATGAAAACTGCACTTGTGGCCATCGGAGGGAATGCCCTCATTAAGGTCGGTGAAGAAGCGACTTACGAGAACCAGATGCGAAATTTAAGGAATACTTGTGCTCACCTTGCCAAGATGATCGCCTCGGGCTATGATATCGTTCTTACGCATGGCAATGGACCGCAGGTCGGGAACATCCTGATTCAGAATGAGGTCGCAAAGAGCAAGGTGCCGCCTATGCCTTTGGACGTATGTGTGGCCGAATCACAGGGGCAGCTTGGGTATATGATACAACAGGCATTGACGGAAGCCTTGATCAGGCAAGGGGTAAGGAAAGTAGTCACCTGCCTCTTGACCAGAGTGGTAGTAGACATAGACGACCCCGCATTCGAGATGCCTACCAAGCCAGTGGGCCCTTATTATGACGAGGGGGAGAAGGAGGAACTTAGGCGAACGCAGGGTTGGGACTTCGCCTACGATAAGAATAGAGGAGGCTATCGGCGCGTCGTCCCTTCGCCCAAGCCGCTAAGGATTGTAGAGTGCAGCAGCATCCGAAGATTGGTCTTTGGAGGTGATGAACAGGCGGAGGTGGTAGTGGCCTCAGGAGGAGGGGGCATACCTGTGGTGGAAAGAGAGGGTTGCTATGAGGGCGTGGAGGCCGTGGTAGATAAAGACCTGGCCGCGGCGGTGATGGCCGTGGGAATAGGAGAAAAGCTCCTCATCATGCTCACTGACATCGATTGCGCCTATCTCAACTTTGGCAAGGAGGATCAGAGGCCTTTAGGTTTGGTCGAGGCAAGGAGGATGCGAGATTACCTGGAGGAAGGGCATTTTGCTCCAGGCAGCATGGGCCCGAAAGTTGAGGCAGGACTGTATTTCTTGGAAAAGGGAGGCGAGAGAGCGATCATAACTTCAGCGGATAACATAGAAGCGGCTTTGGAAGGACTGGTGGGCACACAGATCATCAGGTAG
- a CDS encoding DNA topoisomerase VI subunit B — MASIAEHLAKKQKEISVSEFFERNRQILGFDSPTKALIMAVKEAVDNALDACEEAGILPEILVKIERVDEKEFRMTVEDNGPGIVPHMIPNVFGRLLFGSRFHAIRQSRGQQGIGISATVMYGQITTGKPARITSKTEPDKPAAVKHIMINTKNNTPEVVGPPPPNDYIMWEGKEHGTRVEINLNGRYIASKQSVFEYLRQTAIVNPHASITFIDPEGRAYNFPRAHDRLPPPTREIKPHPEGLELGTLMNLARATKAKTLKDFLQNDFSRVSERLSREIIEKAGLKEGDKPSTLDLDQYKSLLKAMQSVKYLAPPTDCLSPIGEALIKKGLKNVLEEYKPEFYAPPVTRAPKVFSGNPFQVEVGIVYGGNIPADQPVTILRFANRVPLLYQQGACVLTKAVESVDWRRYGLEQRGGAGIPYGPAIILLHLASTKVPFTSEAKEAVAAIPEIQSELELALRECGRRLKVHLNKKETKSRTKAKFEIVQEILPLIAQKSAKIVNKPVPPLAGTITKIMNVVWINDEVVYEKGRHKVRVEIFNYTPKVMRFNLHAVIPPQATTLLKAEPRPIQVKDDGKVTWELKPIRSTDKITVQMELEGLDPEMYEENELYVSGIDPSMIIGADPLPGDWDVAKLQVTEIPVQPSDESSEEEEVDYDEQTEALSDD; from the coding sequence ATGGCCTCCATCGCTGAGCATTTGGCCAAGAAGCAGAAAGAGATATCGGTCTCGGAATTCTTTGAGAGGAATCGCCAGATACTTGGCTTCGATTCACCGACTAAGGCTCTGATCATGGCGGTCAAGGAGGCGGTGGATAATGCCCTCGACGCTTGTGAAGAAGCAGGGATACTGCCTGAGATCCTTGTGAAGATCGAGAGGGTGGATGAGAAAGAGTTCCGCATGACCGTGGAGGACAACGGTCCCGGCATCGTCCCCCATATGATACCCAATGTCTTCGGTAGGCTGCTTTTCGGTTCGCGCTTTCACGCCATACGACAATCGAGAGGGCAACAGGGCATCGGGATATCGGCCACGGTGATGTACGGCCAAATCACCACTGGGAAACCTGCCCGCATAACCTCCAAGACCGAACCAGATAAGCCTGCCGCGGTAAAGCATATAATGATCAATACCAAGAACAATACGCCTGAGGTGGTCGGTCCTCCACCTCCCAATGATTATATTATGTGGGAGGGGAAGGAACATGGCACGAGAGTGGAGATTAATCTCAACGGCCGGTATATCGCCTCCAAGCAATCAGTCTTCGAATATCTTAGACAAACTGCCATAGTGAATCCCCATGCCAGCATAACCTTTATCGACCCCGAGGGACGAGCCTACAACTTTCCCAGGGCTCATGATAGGCTTCCCCCTCCAACTAGAGAAATCAAGCCGCATCCTGAAGGGTTGGAGCTAGGGACGTTGATGAATCTAGCCCGCGCGACCAAGGCTAAGACTCTCAAGGATTTCTTGCAGAACGATTTCTCAAGGGTCTCGGAGCGCCTATCAAGAGAGATAATAGAAAAGGCTGGTTTGAAGGAGGGAGATAAGCCTTCAACCCTGGATTTGGATCAGTATAAATCATTATTGAAGGCGATGCAGTCGGTCAAATATCTCGCTCCGCCCACTGATTGCCTCTCTCCTATCGGAGAAGCTTTGATCAAGAAGGGGCTGAAGAACGTCTTGGAGGAGTATAAACCTGAATTCTACGCTCCTCCGGTCACCAGGGCCCCTAAAGTCTTCAGTGGGAATCCTTTCCAAGTGGAAGTAGGCATAGTCTACGGGGGCAATATACCCGCAGATCAGCCAGTGACCATACTTCGTTTCGCCAACCGCGTCCCTCTGCTCTATCAGCAGGGTGCTTGCGTGCTAACTAAAGCCGTGGAGAGTGTGGACTGGAGACGCTATGGCCTGGAACAAAGAGGAGGAGCTGGCATCCCCTATGGTCCGGCGATAATACTGCTTCATCTGGCCTCCACCAAGGTACCCTTCACCTCCGAGGCTAAAGAGGCCGTGGCTGCGATACCCGAGATACAATCAGAGCTGGAGCTGGCCCTTAGAGAGTGCGGACGACGACTGAAGGTTCATCTAAACAAGAAGGAGACCAAAAGCCGTACTAAGGCCAAGTTCGAGATCGTCCAGGAGATACTCCCCTTGATCGCGCAGAAGAGCGCCAAGATCGTGAATAAGCCCGTACCCCCATTGGCGGGCACCATAACCAAGATAATGAATGTGGTGTGGATAAACGACGAAGTGGTCTATGAGAAAGGAAGGCACAAGGTTCGAGTGGAGATATTCAACTACACTCCCAAAGTCATGCGTTTCAACCTTCATGCTGTCATCCCTCCCCAGGCTACCACCTTGCTCAAAGCCGAGCCCCGACCTATACAAGTGAAGGACGATGGCAAGGTGACCTGGGAACTAAAGCCCATACGCTCCACGGATAAGATCACGGTGCAGATGGAGCTGGAAGGGCTGGATCCAGAGATGTATGAGGAGAATGAGCTCTATGTCAGCGGCATAGACCCTTCCATGATCATCGGCGCTGATCCTCTTCCCGGCGACTGGGATGTGGCCAAGCTACAGGTGACCGAAATACCTGTTCAACCCTCGGATGAGTCGAGTGAGGAAGAGGAAGTGGACTACGACGAGCAGACGGAGGCTCTCAGCGATGACTGA